The Anolis carolinensis isolate JA03-04 chromosome 1, rAnoCar3.1.pri, whole genome shotgun sequence genome window below encodes:
- the iqcb1 gene encoding IQ calmodulin-binding motif-containing protein 1 isoform X1 codes for MKPLPVDPRILSLAAQVTESSGQDVPGLLLKLKDILTSALPGSNELQKIKQDLYYYDLVQYCLFVLKQDYTGVLGGWTTAAQLAEILSICCVGLEVKEEPEEFFNKLLPSAVDNLLFLGRRLEALFSPAVKDEERSEFSHNFKTVTDALCRLCEGHVQLTVKVLQNEQFQQLLKTDDIEISTVTMSILEKILKINTTVLLELPEKSLHCILDELVYKLSSSTNPVIGSTAIKLLLLITKSDTQLLMTLVLRYKGLQTLLSKQWTGKGFDRNLNQLMDLLYSENYKVGKTQRLQQAACLIQAAWRGYQTRKRLKQLPKAVTTLQRNFRAKRERELQILRKQKEEEDLHQQLHLQRQRAMRMFHERQLTMLEIVHAGQVDKHMLEIKEKSALTIQRYWRAFKTRRNFQLQKKSLQQYKAAVILQRAVLRFLEKQRKRRAYSFWKQSRSLSDEERLSLQQKVDDHIRLHPLCHLNLVILAYLSLQKRASEMSEEMSRELHHQAQENLAKYLLRRSQDHKAEQHREALLAQVHTDVDQLMCAASLTESTVKDLNDFVSRSVPVIAKAKQSHITMLKYTQSPWWKKIGEEFSDEDVISEDLLSSELGALFIGGSKT; via the exons ATGAAGCCATTACCTGTGGATCCCAGAATATTGTCACTGGCTGCCCAGGTCACTGAAAGCTCTGGTCAGGATGTCCCTGGGTTACTGCTGAAATTAAAAG ATATTTTAACAAGTGCTCTCCCTGGAAGTAATGAATTACAAAAAATTAAGCAAGACTTATACTATTATGATCTGGTTCAATACTGCCTTTTTGTCCTTAAGCAAGATTATACAGGAGTGTTGGGAGGTTGGACTACTGCTGCCCAGTTAGCAGAGATACTAAG CATATGTTGTGTGGGTCTTGAGGTGAAAGAAGAACCTGAGGAATTTTTCAATAAGCTGCTTCCTTCTGCTGTAGACAATCTCCTCTTCCTAGGAAGGCGCCTGGAAGCACTATTTAGCCCTGCAGTCAAG GATGAAGAACGGAGTGAATTTTCACATAATTTCAAGACTGTAACTGATGCCCTCTGCAGGCTGTGTGAAGGGCATGTTCAACTGACAGTAAAAG TGCTTCAGAATGAACAATTTCAGCAACTGTTGAAAACTGATGACATCGAAATCTCAACTGTAACTATGTCTATTTTggagaagattttaaaaatcaacac TACTGTGTTACTTGAACTACCAGAAAAGTCCCTGCACTGCATTTTAGATGAACTTGTTTACAAGCTTTCTTCTTCCACAAATCCTGTTATAGGAAGCACAGCTATAAAACTGTTACTCTTGATCACAAAATCTGATACCCAACTTTTGATGACATTAGTTCTCCGCTACAAAG GGCTACAAACTCTTCTTAGCAAGCAATGGACTGGCAAAGGATTTGACAGGAACCTCAATCAACTTATGGACTTGCTGTATTCTGAAAACTACAAAGTTGGCAAAACACAG AGACTACAACAAGCAGCATGCTTAATCCAGGCAGCGTGGAGAGGATATCAGACCCGGAAAAGATTAAAGCAACTTCCAAAAGCAGTAACTACTTTGCAGAGGAATTTTAG AGCTAAACGAGAACGGGAGCTGCAAATtttaagaaaacagaaagaagaagaggacctCCACCAACAACTACATCTTCAAAGACAGAGAGCCATGAGGATGTTTCATGAGCGGCAGCTTACGATGTTGGAAATAGTCCATGCAG GTCAGGTAGATAAGCATATGCTAGAAATAAAGGAGAAATCAGCCTTAACAATCCAAAGATATTGGAGAGCATTTAAGACAAGAAGAAATTTTCAGTTGCAAAAAAAATCTCTTCAACAATATAAGGCAGCTGTCATCCTTCAGAGAGCA GTGCTTAGGTTtttggaaaagcaaaggaaaagaagGGCCTATTCTTTCTGGAAACAGTCCAGGTCCCTCTCTGACGAAGAGAGGTTATCCCTGCAGCAAAAAGTGGATGACCACATCCGACTGCATCCG TTATGCCATTTGAACTTGGTAATTCTGGCCTATCTCTCACTACAGAAGCGG GCTTCTGAGATGTCAGAAGAAATGAGCAGGGAACTTCATCATCAAGCCCAGGAAAACCTGGCGAAGTATTTGCTGAGACGAAGCCAAGACCACAAGGCAGAACAGCACCGAGAGGCTTTGCTAGCCCAGGTCCATACAGATGTGGATCAACTTATGT GTGCAGCCAGTCTCACAGAATCTACTGTAAAAGATCTGAATGATTTTGTGAGTAGATCTGTTCCTGTGATAGCTAAAGCCAAACAGTCACACATCACCATGTTAAAATACACGCAGTCACCTTGGTGGAAGAAGATTGGGGAAGAATTTTCTGATGAAGATGTCATCTCAGAAGATCTACTGAGTTCTGAATTGGGAGCCTTGTTCATTGGAGGAAGTAAAACGTAA
- the iqcb1 gene encoding IQ calmodulin-binding motif-containing protein 1 isoform X2, which yields MKPLPVDPRILSLAAQVTESSGQDVPGLLLKLKDILTSALPGSNELQKIKQDLYYYDLVQYCLFVLKQDYTGVLGGWTTAAQLAEILSICCVGLEVKEEPEEFFNKLLPSAVDNLLFLGRRLEALFSPAVKDEERSEFSHNFKTVTDALCRLCEGHVQLTVKVLQNEQFQQLLKTDDIEISTVTMSILEKILKINTTVLLELPEKSLHCILDELVYKLSSSTNPVIGSTAIKLLLLITKSDTQLLMTLVLRYKGLQTLLSKQWTGKGFDRNLNQLMDLLYSENYKVGKTQRLQQAACLIQAAWRGYQTRKRLKQLPKAVTTLQRNFRAKRERELQILRKQKEEEDLHQQLHLQRQRAMRMFHERQLTMLEIVHAGQVDKHMLEIKEKSALTIQRYWRAFKTRRNFQLQKKSLQQYKAAVILQRAVLRFLEKQRKRRAYSFWKQSRSLSDEERLSLQQKVDDHIRLHPASEMSEEMSRELHHQAQENLAKYLLRRSQDHKAEQHREALLAQVHTDVDQLMCAASLTESTVKDLNDFVSRSVPVIAKAKQSHITMLKYTQSPWWKKIGEEFSDEDVISEDLLSSELGALFIGGSKT from the exons ATGAAGCCATTACCTGTGGATCCCAGAATATTGTCACTGGCTGCCCAGGTCACTGAAAGCTCTGGTCAGGATGTCCCTGGGTTACTGCTGAAATTAAAAG ATATTTTAACAAGTGCTCTCCCTGGAAGTAATGAATTACAAAAAATTAAGCAAGACTTATACTATTATGATCTGGTTCAATACTGCCTTTTTGTCCTTAAGCAAGATTATACAGGAGTGTTGGGAGGTTGGACTACTGCTGCCCAGTTAGCAGAGATACTAAG CATATGTTGTGTGGGTCTTGAGGTGAAAGAAGAACCTGAGGAATTTTTCAATAAGCTGCTTCCTTCTGCTGTAGACAATCTCCTCTTCCTAGGAAGGCGCCTGGAAGCACTATTTAGCCCTGCAGTCAAG GATGAAGAACGGAGTGAATTTTCACATAATTTCAAGACTGTAACTGATGCCCTCTGCAGGCTGTGTGAAGGGCATGTTCAACTGACAGTAAAAG TGCTTCAGAATGAACAATTTCAGCAACTGTTGAAAACTGATGACATCGAAATCTCAACTGTAACTATGTCTATTTTggagaagattttaaaaatcaacac TACTGTGTTACTTGAACTACCAGAAAAGTCCCTGCACTGCATTTTAGATGAACTTGTTTACAAGCTTTCTTCTTCCACAAATCCTGTTATAGGAAGCACAGCTATAAAACTGTTACTCTTGATCACAAAATCTGATACCCAACTTTTGATGACATTAGTTCTCCGCTACAAAG GGCTACAAACTCTTCTTAGCAAGCAATGGACTGGCAAAGGATTTGACAGGAACCTCAATCAACTTATGGACTTGCTGTATTCTGAAAACTACAAAGTTGGCAAAACACAG AGACTACAACAAGCAGCATGCTTAATCCAGGCAGCGTGGAGAGGATATCAGACCCGGAAAAGATTAAAGCAACTTCCAAAAGCAGTAACTACTTTGCAGAGGAATTTTAG AGCTAAACGAGAACGGGAGCTGCAAATtttaagaaaacagaaagaagaagaggacctCCACCAACAACTACATCTTCAAAGACAGAGAGCCATGAGGATGTTTCATGAGCGGCAGCTTACGATGTTGGAAATAGTCCATGCAG GTCAGGTAGATAAGCATATGCTAGAAATAAAGGAGAAATCAGCCTTAACAATCCAAAGATATTGGAGAGCATTTAAGACAAGAAGAAATTTTCAGTTGCAAAAAAAATCTCTTCAACAATATAAGGCAGCTGTCATCCTTCAGAGAGCA GTGCTTAGGTTtttggaaaagcaaaggaaaagaagGGCCTATTCTTTCTGGAAACAGTCCAGGTCCCTCTCTGACGAAGAGAGGTTATCCCTGCAGCAAAAAGTGGATGACCACATCCGACTGCATCCG GCTTCTGAGATGTCAGAAGAAATGAGCAGGGAACTTCATCATCAAGCCCAGGAAAACCTGGCGAAGTATTTGCTGAGACGAAGCCAAGACCACAAGGCAGAACAGCACCGAGAGGCTTTGCTAGCCCAGGTCCATACAGATGTGGATCAACTTATGT GTGCAGCCAGTCTCACAGAATCTACTGTAAAAGATCTGAATGATTTTGTGAGTAGATCTGTTCCTGTGATAGCTAAAGCCAAACAGTCACACATCACCATGTTAAAATACACGCAGTCACCTTGGTGGAAGAAGATTGGGGAAGAATTTTCTGATGAAGATGTCATCTCAGAAGATCTACTGAGTTCTGAATTGGGAGCCTTGTTCATTGGAGGAAGTAAAACGTAA